Proteins encoded by one window of Lathyrus oleraceus cultivar Zhongwan6 chromosome 1, CAAS_Psat_ZW6_1.0, whole genome shotgun sequence:
- the LOC127098426 gene encoding uncharacterized protein LOC127098426: protein MSGPLGNPNRCKQEYPRTRQGNLTFRARRKKKFDGTIALTQPPVLPNTTRGRRREARKIRIVIWLIICGIAIVKVRHQLIFLLTQKSKELCGQDSCKLNWQDWNHKKNNLPFIQVQIQLHPSTINQLERNHFTGKLIDTATGGSTNSSTATGIKKIIEAIAANEHLELYDRCQSKPEGVIDLKLETNKIRIEDTIVAEVKKKLKAMNIGTQQVAQVQPAPIVCCEICNGLHQTVYCFTTPQQVEEIKFVKQNNHYSNTYNPGWKNHPNFSWKDQKGNAPQHGQYQTQYQQHQQQQAHKKADWEIAIERMVAHNVKFQEETRNNQKNTTASIKNLEVYMGQIAQQLASSSQAQGALPSATVTNPREHNNLSVVTTRSGTSHEVLEEMAEEKYQLVKVDLEIKENEAVREEVVAPKPAVQEKVTEPKPVIKLPFPTRNKKKGQHEKNFEKYIELFNKLEINIPLLEALKQMPTYAKFMKDIISKRCTIDTNPIVLTETCNAIL from the exons ATGTCGGGTCCATTAGGAAATCCTAACAG gtgtaagcaaGAATACCCAAGGACTCGCCAAGGGAATCTGACGTTCCGGGCTCGTCGGAAGAAGAAATTTGATGGTACAATAGCCCTGACACAGCCACCCGTGTTGCCCAACACGACCCGTGGCAGGAGAAGGGAAGCCAG AAAAATAAGGATTGTTATATGGTTAATAATTTGCgggattgcaattgttaag GTAAGGCATCAgttgattttccttttgacgcagaaatcGAAAGAACTTTGCGGGCAAGACTCATGCAAGCTCAATTGGCAAGACTGGAATCATAAGAAGAACAACCTTCCATTCATTCAGGTTCAGATTCAG TTACATCCTAGTACTATTAATCAACTTGAAAGGAATCATTTCACCGGAAAG TTGATTGATACCGCAACCGGTGGCTCTACTAATTCCTCAACAGCCACcggtatcaagaagatcattgaagcTATTGCTGCTAATGAGCACTTGGAGTTGTACGATAGATGTCAAAGTAAACCAGAAGGGGTTATCGATTTAAAGTTGGAAACCAATAAAATCCGTATCGAAGATACTATAGTTGCGGAAGTTAAGAAGAAGCTGAAggcgatgaatataggtacccaACAGGTGGCACAAGTCCAACCTGCTCCTATTGTCTGTTGTGAGATTTGTAATGGTCTGCACCAAACGGTGTATTGTTTTACAACTCCTCAACAAGTTGAGGAAATCAAATTTGTGAAGCAGAATAATCACTATTCTAACACGTATAATCcgggttggaagaatcatcccaacttctcATGGAAAGACCAGAAAGGGAACGCTCCTCAACACGGTCAAtaccaaactcaatatcaacaacatcagcaacaacaaGCCCATAAGAAAGCTGattgggagattgccattgaaagAATGGTAGCTCATAATGTTAAATTCCAAGAAGAAACCcgaaacaatcagaaaaacaccaccgcaTCCATAAAGAATCTTGAAGTCTATATGGGTCAAATAGCACAGCAATTAGCCTCgagttctcaagcacaaggtgcTCTACCTAGTGCAACTGTGACAAATCCTAGAGAGCACAATAATTTGAGCGTCGTGACAACAAGAAGCGGTACATCTCATGAAGTACTTGAGGAGATGGCTGAAGAGAAATATCAATTGGTCAAAGTGGATCttgagatcaaagaaaatgaagCTGTGAGGGAAGAAGTGGTTGCACCGAAACCAGCGGTGCAAGAAAAAGTCACTGAGCCTAAGCCGGTCATTAAGCTTCCTTTTCCCACCAGAAACAAGAAAAAGGGGcaacatgagaaaaactttgagaagtaTATAGAGTTGTTCAATAAGCTAGAAATTAACATTCCTCTTTTGGAAG